The sequence GGCTCTTTGAGCTAGAAGTACCTGAAATTGCGGAGAATACGATTGAGATCAAGGCTCTGGCAAGGGAGCCGGGGCATAGGACCAAGATTGCTGTGGCTTCAGGTGACCCGAATGTGGATTGTGTGGGTGCGTGCGTGGGCGTGCGTGGGTCCCGGATTAAGAATATTGTGGATGAATTGAACGGTGAGAAGATTGATATTATCAGGTGGAGTGATGAACCAGAAGTGTTGTTGCCTAACGCACTAAAACCTGCGGAAGTTTCTGGGATTATTTTGTCAGCCGAGAATCAGGTTGCTACCATTGTGGTACCGAATGATCAACTTTCTCTGGCAATTGGTAAAAGGGGACAAAATGTACGTCTTGCGTCTCGGTTAACGTCGTGGGATATTGATATTATCACAGAGTCAGAATTTGAAGAAAGGCAAAAAGAGGGTGCCGCAGGACTTACAGAGGTTGCAGAGTCGAACAAAAGGCCTTTTGATAATTCAAAGACAACAAGTGCGGAGTCGGCCGAGCATATTAAAGCGGGTGGGGAAAAAGAGGGAATATAATAATAAATATAGACATTATTTTGATTATCTTAGGAGTTTAAATGGGAAAAATTCGGATCAGTTTGCTTGCAAAAGAGCTAGGAGTTAAGAGTAGCCTGTTGATTGATAAATGTCATGAAAAAGGGTTGGCTCACATTACGCACCATGCGAATACACTAGTTTCTGAGCAGGCAGAAATGATAAGACAATTGTTCCAACCGAGTGCAAAGGTGACTCCTACGAAAGAAGAGCCCAAAATAAAAGAGGTTCCCGTTTCACACGCAGTGGTCGAACAGAAAAAGGATGAGAAAACGACATTACAAGCCAGTGGTGTAAAAATTATTCAACCGAGTAAAATTGTTCGAATCCCCAAAAGTGCACCTGCTCAACATCCGCAACAGCGTGTTGTGAAGATGACCCCGGTAAAAACTTATTGGAAGAAGAAACAACCGCCAGGTGTTGTGTCTTTCAGGAAAAAAGAACAGGGAGGGGAAGTTACAGAATCAAAAAAACCAACAGTTAAGGAGAAAGAGAGAAAGGTTGTTATGGAACCACCAATAACGGTAAAAGATCTTTCTTCTACGTTAGGGATTCGTGCAAATGAGATTATCACCAAGTTGCTCCTCGAACACAATGTGCGTTCAACAATCAATCAGATATTAAGCGAAGAGATTGTACAGTTGTTAGGCATTGAATATGGGGTGGAGATTGAAATTAGAAAAAAAGAGGCTGTGGGAGAACGTGATTTCATGGCCGATCAGGTATCTACAAAAGCCGAGGACATGGTGCATCGTGCACCAATCGTGACTTTTCTGGGACATGTTGATCATGGGAAAACCTCACTCCTTGATAGTATTCGTCAAACAAATGTTGCTGCGGGAGAAGTGGGTGGGATTACGCAGCATATCGGTGCGTATAAGGTGGAAATGCATGGAAAACATGTAGTATTCCTTGATACACCTGGCCATGAAGCATTTACGGCTATGCGGGCAAGGGGAGCAAATATTACTGATGTGGTGGTGCTCGTTGTGGCGGCAGATGACGGAGTGATGCCTCAGACGGAAGAGGCATTAAATCATGCAAAAGCTGCTAATGTGCCGATTGTTGTTGCGTTGAATAAAATTGATAAACCCGGTGCCAATTCGTTGAGAGTCAGACAACAGCTTGCAAGTCTGGATTTAATCCCTGAAGAATGGGGCGGAAAGACGCAGTTTGTTGAGACTTCAGCTGTTACGAAAAAGGGAATCGATACCTTGCTTGAAAGGCTTTTGCTGGAGTCTGAAATTCTGGAACTAAAAGCAAATCCTAAAAATCCGGCACGAGGGGTGGTTTTAGAAGCTCGCCTTAGCGAGGGAAGAGGAGTTGTTGCCAATGTCTTAATACAAGACGGTACCTTACATGAAGGAGATATTATCCTTTGTGGCAAAACTTTCGGTAGGGCACGTCTCGTTACGAACGAAAGGGGATTTGAGGTACAAGAGGCAGGCCCGTCAACACCGGTGTCCGTTTCTGATTTTTCTGAAGTTCCTGAGGCTGGAGACAAATTTTACGTAGTCAGTGATATACAAAAGGCAAGAGAGATTGCTCAGGAAAGGCAAAAAAAAGAACGTGAAACCTCTCTGGCAAAACACCAGCATGTTACACTGGATAGCCTGTATTCCAAAATTG is a genomic window of Candidatus Brocadia sp. containing:
- the infB gene encoding translation initiation factor IF-2, yielding MGKIRISLLAKELGVKSSLLIDKCHEKGLAHITHHANTLVSEQAEMIRQLFQPSAKVTPTKEEPKIKEVPVSHAVVEQKKDEKTTLQASGVKIIQPSKIVRIPKSAPAQHPQQRVVKMTPVKTYWKKKQPPGVVSFRKKEQGGEVTESKKPTVKEKERKVVMEPPITVKDLSSTLGIRANEIITKLLLEHNVRSTINQILSEEIVQLLGIEYGVEIEIRKKEAVGERDFMADQVSTKAEDMVHRAPIVTFLGHVDHGKTSLLDSIRQTNVAAGEVGGITQHIGAYKVEMHGKHVVFLDTPGHEAFTAMRARGANITDVVVLVVAADDGVMPQTEEALNHAKAANVPIVVALNKIDKPGANSLRVRQQLASLDLIPEEWGGKTQFVETSAVTKKGIDTLLERLLLESEILELKANPKNPARGVVLEARLSEGRGVVANVLIQDGTLHEGDIILCGKTFGRARLVTNERGFEVQEAGPSTPVSVSDFSEVPEAGDKFYVVSDIQKAREIAQERQKKERETSLAKHQHVTLDSLYSKIAEGNVKEIKIILKADYKGSVEVLKKALEELSTPEIKVRILHCGVGGITESDVLLADASDAIVIGFYVTTEDKARILAEEKGVEIRLYKIIYDATNEIKAAMEGMLEPESKEVVLGQVEIRQVYNISKFGNVAGCYVKTGKITRNASVRLIRDNIIIYDGKLESLKVVKDDVREVRAGFECGLKIANYDDIKVGDIVEAYEVQKIARVLTV
- the nusA gene encoding transcription termination/antitermination protein NusA, coding for MDKESLLRLVDSLHRDKEIAKDVVFQGIEAALTTAARKHFKSQEAVSIQIDRNTGEILAKEGDRRIDPSELGRITAQTAKQVIIQKIREAERDVIYEDFLGRKGAIVSGAVQRFEGPTIIVNLGKTEGILNKLEQIDDEHYNTNERVRAIVLDVKKVGTRVRILLSRTHPDFVRRLFELEVPEIAENTIEIKALAREPGHRTKIAVASGDPNVDCVGACVGVRGSRIKNIVDELNGEKIDIIRWSDEPEVLLPNALKPAEVSGIILSAENQVATIVVPNDQLSLAIGKRGQNVRLASRLTSWDIDIITESEFEERQKEGAAGLTEVAESNKRPFDNSKTTSAESAEHIKAGGEKEGI